From the genome of Segatella hominis, one region includes:
- a CDS encoding glycerophosphodiester phosphodiesterase family protein, with translation MFRRFIVLGWLCILTAVSYAQRINEILSDLAAPAQQSVLVVSHRGDWRNAPENSLQAFQNCIDMGVDMVELDLKKTKDGELILMHDGTLDRTTNGTGKPEDYTLAELKKLRLKNGAGCRTCHQIPTLRETMLLCKGKILVNVDKGYEYFEDVQKILEETGTANQCVVKERLPYQTVKEQHGNILDKVIFMPKADLCRADAESIIDSYLQNMKPLAFEVRFSQVDDQVLRLVKKLRDNGIQVFVNALWPAQNAGHDDDRAVELRQPDESWGWLVQQGFKLIQTDRPALLLEYLRVKNLHK, from the coding sequence ATGTTCAGAAGGTTTATTGTTTTAGGTTGGTTGTGCATACTTACAGCGGTAAGTTATGCACAACGGATCAACGAAATCCTTTCAGATTTAGCGGCTCCTGCTCAGCAGTCTGTTTTGGTTGTATCTCATCGTGGTGACTGGCGTAATGCTCCAGAAAACTCACTCCAGGCATTCCAAAATTGTATTGACATGGGAGTTGATATGGTTGAACTGGATTTGAAAAAAACGAAAGACGGAGAACTTATCTTGATGCATGACGGAACTTTAGATCGGACAACCAATGGTACAGGAAAACCTGAAGATTATACGCTGGCAGAACTCAAAAAGCTTCGTTTGAAAAATGGAGCAGGCTGCCGTACCTGTCATCAGATTCCTACACTTAGGGAAACTATGCTGCTTTGCAAGGGAAAGATTCTTGTGAATGTGGATAAAGGGTACGAATATTTTGAAGATGTGCAAAAAATTCTTGAGGAAACGGGTACTGCTAACCAATGTGTGGTCAAGGAAAGGTTGCCTTACCAGACCGTAAAAGAGCAACATGGCAATATTCTGGATAAAGTAATATTCATGCCTAAGGCTGACTTGTGTCGAGCTGATGCAGAAAGTATTATAGACAGTTATCTGCAGAATATGAAGCCTTTGGCTTTCGAGGTCAGGTTCTCTCAGGTAGATGATCAGGTTTTACGTCTTGTGAAAAAGCTAAGAGACAATGGCATTCAGGTGTTTGTCAACGCCTTGTGGCCAGCGCAGAATGCGGGACATGATGATGATAGAGCCGTAGAGCTTCGCCAGCCGGATGAGAGCTGGGGATGGCTTGTTCAACAAGGTTTCAAACTTATCCAGACAGACCGCCCTGCATTGCTTCTCGAATATTTGAGAGTGAAGAATCTTCACAAGTAG
- a CDS encoding glycerophosphodiester phosphodiesterase family protein, with translation MKKIYILSMLCMLTSVSFAQSNLKEILKNFNKPAKENVMVVSHRGDWRNAPENSVQAFQNCIDMGVDMVELDLKKTKDGVLVLMHDKKIDRTMNGKGIAEDFTLDSLKSLRLKNGVGCKTRHHIPTFREVMELCKGKIMVNVDKGYDYFDDAMKVLKETGTVDQCIIKAELPYEVVKAEHGDVLDKMIFMPVVNLGKPGAEEVIDGYIKNMKPKAYELVFKTDDANTRRLIKKVRDSGARVFINTLWPELCGGHDDDRAVELKQPEESWGWIVGQGAKLIQTDRPALLLEYLRAKKLHK, from the coding sequence ATGAAAAAAATATATATATTATCAATGTTGTGCATGCTCACTTCTGTGAGCTTTGCACAAAGCAATTTAAAAGAGATTCTTAAGAATTTCAATAAGCCTGCTAAGGAAAATGTTATGGTTGTTTCTCATCGTGGAGACTGGCGTAATGCTCCTGAAAATTCTGTTCAGGCTTTCCAAAACTGCATCGACATGGGTGTTGATATGGTTGAGTTGGACTTGAAGAAAACCAAGGATGGCGTTCTGGTCTTGATGCACGATAAGAAGATTGACCGTACCATGAACGGAAAAGGAATCGCTGAAGATTTTACGCTTGATTCTTTGAAATCTCTTCGCTTGAAGAATGGCGTAGGTTGCAAGACTCGTCATCATATTCCTACATTCCGTGAGGTGATGGAACTCTGCAAGGGTAAAATCATGGTGAATGTGGATAAGGGGTACGATTACTTCGATGATGCAATGAAGGTTTTGAAGGAGACTGGTACTGTTGACCAGTGCATAATCAAAGCTGAACTTCCTTATGAGGTAGTAAAGGCTGAGCATGGTGATGTCCTTGATAAAATGATTTTCATGCCTGTGGTAAACCTTGGTAAGCCTGGTGCGGAAGAGGTGATTGACGGTTACATCAAAAATATGAAGCCAAAGGCTTATGAATTGGTTTTCAAAACAGATGATGCTAATACTCGTCGTCTGATTAAGAAGGTGCGTGATAGTGGCGCAAGAGTTTTCATCAATACGCTCTGGCCTGAGCTTTGCGGTGGTCATGATGATGATCGTGCTGTTGAACTCAAGCAGCCGGAAGAAAGCTGGGGATGGATTGTTGGTCAAGGTGCTAAACTTATCCAGACAGACCGCCCTGCATTGCTTCTCGAATATTTGAGAGCTAAGAAACTTCACAAGTAA
- a CDS encoding MBL fold metallo-hydrolase: MKKILLFLVFLILILPSCGNEDTGSSNAQVLSGETTQMQAARTVAEHLWETSPLEIPIGNTRKSILNTIQEMADACSADFYISYLGCSDEKANLRERFEPMLAFYRLSFEHVLQAVKFTNVENETAYIWNLYNMGYIVKTPSVCFGIDINHRWAEQLEPYLDFICVTHNHQDHYNKKLINAMLKSGKPVYSNYIKGGCTSKVSTDYQCKNVKIHVSITDHNNAGLSNFISVFTFECGDDSGNLTMLHTGDSNFKPTQYTNILPHVNVLITRYAPNALAENNILGTGEGQTTPDYVLVSHILELTHIDEEDCRWSLNSGLYRASQLNCKKAIVPFWGEQLIWKNNQLN, from the coding sequence ATGAAAAAGATATTGTTGTTTCTCGTTTTTCTCATTCTGATTTTACCTTCTTGTGGAAATGAAGATACTGGTAGCTCCAATGCTCAAGTGTTGAGCGGAGAAACAACTCAAATGCAAGCAGCAAGAACTGTTGCAGAACATCTGTGGGAAACATCTCCTTTGGAAATTCCTATAGGAAATACGAGAAAATCTATCTTGAATACTATACAAGAAATGGCAGATGCTTGTTCTGCTGATTTCTATATAAGTTATTTGGGTTGTTCTGACGAAAAGGCAAACTTGCGTGAAAGATTTGAACCCATGTTGGCATTTTATCGCTTGAGTTTTGAACATGTATTGCAAGCTGTCAAGTTTACTAATGTAGAGAATGAGACTGCTTATATTTGGAATCTATATAATATGGGATATATAGTTAAAACACCATCTGTATGTTTTGGTATTGATATCAATCATCGTTGGGCAGAACAACTTGAACCTTATTTGGATTTCATTTGCGTAACTCATAATCATCAAGATCATTACAATAAAAAACTTATCAATGCAATGCTAAAGTCTGGTAAGCCTGTATATTCTAATTACATTAAAGGCGGTTGTACTTCCAAAGTTTCAACTGATTATCAATGTAAGAATGTGAAAATTCATGTCTCTATTACAGATCATAATAATGCAGGTTTATCAAATTTTATATCTGTATTTACTTTTGAATGTGGTGATGATAGTGGTAATCTTACAATGCTTCATACAGGTGATTCAAATTTCAAACCGACTCAATATACTAACATATTGCCTCATGTAAATGTTTTGATAACTCGTTATGCTCCAAATGCGTTGGCAGAGAACAATATCTTAGGTACAGGAGAAGGGCAAACGACACCAGATTATGTCTTGGTTTCACATATATTGGAGTTGACTCATATTGACGAAGAGGATTGCAGATGGAGTTTGAATTCTGGATTATACAGAGCTTCTCAACTTAATTGCAAAAAAGCAATAGTTCCTTTCTGGGGCGAACAATTAATTTGGAAAAATAATCAATTAAACTAA
- a CDS encoding RagB/SusD family nutrient uptake outer membrane protein produces MKKILFLASLATLLMTSCGDSFFDLEPASKVTIDKVYKTAGDYDVAVVGCYAKLQSQVNFYKECCEYRSDNMEVKAPTAGTQDRYDINHFEDKPSNGILSDYWANFNNNIYRCNLILDQIDGAQFDETLKKQYKGEAMFIRALNYFNMYRVWGGVPATKHVVSAAEALKIARYSDEQMFDLIAGDLKEIVDNNYLPETYSATETGRVTANAAKALLGKVYLTFHKWNEAKNVLSQLIGKYSLLPSIGQVFDVNNKNNAEIIFAVHFNKDIVNEGHTYWYDITNLTDESGQADALVNCFTPGDTRKEMITYVKAESKTYLMTKFLDTKNVSFNQVGNDQILLRYADVVLMYAEALNELGYDASESSIALKQLNATRTRAGLTKLTAADVPTQESFRKAILDERQKEFPYEGHRWFDLVRMGYAKSVLAAQGLNIQDYQLLFPIPQTEIEKVGNPDILWQNPGYDK; encoded by the coding sequence ATGAAAAAGATATTATTTTTAGCATCTTTAGCAACTTTGCTGATGACTTCATGTGGAGATAGCTTCTTTGATTTGGAGCCAGCAAGTAAAGTAACTATAGATAAGGTGTATAAGACTGCAGGTGATTACGATGTTGCTGTAGTCGGCTGTTACGCAAAGTTGCAGTCTCAGGTGAATTTCTATAAAGAATGCTGTGAGTATCGTAGCGATAACATGGAGGTAAAAGCTCCTACTGCTGGTACTCAGGACCGTTATGACATCAATCATTTTGAAGATAAGCCTTCAAATGGAATCTTGTCTGATTATTGGGCAAATTTCAATAATAACATTTACCGTTGTAACCTGATACTTGATCAGATAGACGGTGCCCAGTTTGACGAGACCTTAAAAAAGCAATATAAAGGTGAGGCTATGTTTATCAGAGCCTTGAACTACTTCAATATGTATCGTGTTTGGGGTGGTGTACCTGCAACAAAGCATGTAGTAAGTGCTGCAGAAGCTTTGAAGATTGCAAGATATTCTGATGAGCAGATGTTTGATCTGATTGCTGGTGATTTGAAGGAGATTGTAGATAATAATTATCTTCCTGAAACTTATTCTGCAACAGAAACAGGACGTGTTACTGCTAATGCTGCTAAGGCTTTGTTAGGTAAGGTTTATCTTACATTCCATAAGTGGAATGAGGCAAAGAACGTTCTTTCTCAATTGATCGGCAAATATTCTCTGTTGCCATCAATCGGTCAGGTGTTTGATGTGAATAACAAGAATAATGCTGAGATTATCTTTGCTGTTCACTTTAATAAGGACATCGTAAACGAGGGTCATACATATTGGTATGATATTACTAATTTGACCGATGAAAGTGGTCAGGCTGATGCTCTCGTAAACTGCTTCACACCAGGTGATACTCGCAAGGAAATGATTACTTATGTGAAGGCAGAAAGTAAGACCTATTTGATGACTAAGTTCTTGGATACAAAGAATGTATCATTCAATCAGGTAGGTAATGACCAAATCTTGCTTCGTTATGCAGACGTTGTTTTGATGTATGCAGAGGCATTGAACGAACTTGGTTATGACGCTTCTGAAAGTTCTATTGCATTGAAACAATTGAATGCAACCAGAACAAGAGCAGGTCTTACTAAGTTGACAGCAGCAGATGTTCCTACTCAGGAAAGTTTCCGTAAGGCTATTTTGGATGAGCGTCAAAAGGAGTTCCCATATGAGGGTCATCGTTGGTTTGATTTGGTTAGAATGGGATATGCAAAGAGCGTATTGGCAGCACAAGGCTTGAATATTCAAGACTATCAGCTTCTTTTCCCAATTCCTCAAACTGAAATAGAAAAGGTAGGCAATCCAGATATCTTGTGGCAAAATCCAGGCTACGATAAGTAA
- a CDS encoding TonB-dependent receptor, which yields MAVFAQTVSFGSNKVTLKSAFEKIEQSSKYKVAYNSSQLDANRTVTLTKKSDDVFGMLNQLLKGTNCTYELEGNYIVIKSQHKGKAQSHGKKIKVKGVVKDETGEPVIGATVMEKGSANNGVITDLDGNYTIEIASDGLLAVSYIGCKDQEIKVNGREVINVNLADDNKVLDEVVVVGYGVQKKRDVSTAVSSVKAEALANNPSTDFRQALAGKMPGVQVTVPSGDPEGSVSIRVRGVSTVNAGSDPLYVVDGVPMERGFANLNTNDIESIEVLKDASAAAIYGSRGSNGVVLVTTKKGTSDKLSVSYDGYVGVQNVSKKLDMMNAYEYAEFVKDAHDNAYLDKNPNGSASDPNSSRKEGYMKIPDMLVPYLEGQTGLTDTDWQDAIFRSAMTTGHNISLSGKSNSINYFVSGNYMKKNGIIIGSDFEKYGGRLNLSGQHKRLKFGVNFAPSYSVSNSVNASGANGIVQSALMMPPIFPVYNPDGSYNYQGNGFLRIGTDYQINEVLNPVAMARLQSNVTDRMSITGKAFAELELMKGLSYKFSMGGDYYGAHNDKYRQSSLPLKGKNYYDTPSNPTGYSSSSFYFNWLIENQLTYTTTINKKHNISAVLVQSAQKETMKSDNVTATDYPNDYIHTINGGTVTEGGSDKTQWSIASYLARVQYNYEGRYMLSAAIRTDGSSRFGKNNRWGYFPSASAAWRISDEQFFKNVKELSFINDMKIRASYGVTGNFQIGDYDHLATMSIDNYILGNGLAYGYKPDNIKRDDLSWEKNQMINAGIDIQMFDGYLGVSIDYYNTNTSNMLLYVPVPLLTGYSTSLQNLGKVNNRGWEIGLTSQHTFANGLGYSFNVNYAKNTNEVKELGPGNAPIISSGSVGHAYYITEVGKPIGSYYLLKYDGVFKNQQELDSYPHLANAKVGDFRFVDVDGSGDIDLDKDRTVCGNYMPKFTYGFGGKLWYGGFDMDFNFQGVYGNKILNLNRRYIDNMEGNVNGTKVALDRWKSPENPGSGWVNRANRKQTGSNGRTSTWHLEGGSYLRLQNLSLGYTLPSNFTQKFKVEKLRVYVSGQNLFTITNYSGYNPEVNARPSQNLTPGEDYGTYPLARTYMFGLNLTL from the coding sequence ATGGCAGTTTTTGCTCAGACCGTCAGCTTCGGTTCAAACAAGGTAACGCTCAAGTCTGCTTTTGAGAAGATTGAGCAGTCTTCCAAGTACAAGGTTGCGTACAATTCTTCTCAGTTGGATGCTAACCGCACAGTCACGTTAACCAAAAAGAGTGATGATGTATTTGGTATGTTGAACCAATTGCTCAAGGGTACAAATTGTACTTATGAATTGGAAGGCAACTACATCGTCATTAAGTCTCAGCACAAAGGAAAAGCTCAAAGCCATGGTAAGAAAATCAAGGTAAAGGGTGTTGTAAAAGATGAAACTGGCGAGCCAGTTATCGGAGCAACAGTCATGGAAAAAGGCTCTGCCAATAATGGAGTAATTACCGATTTGGATGGTAATTATACGATTGAGATTGCCTCTGATGGTTTGTTGGCTGTATCATACATTGGCTGCAAAGATCAGGAAATCAAAGTGAATGGTCGCGAAGTAATCAATGTAAACCTGGCTGATGATAACAAAGTACTCGACGAAGTTGTGGTTGTAGGTTACGGTGTGCAGAAAAAGCGTGACGTATCTACTGCTGTGTCTTCTGTAAAGGCTGAGGCTCTTGCCAATAACCCATCTACAGACTTCCGTCAGGCTCTGGCTGGTAAGATGCCTGGTGTCCAGGTAACAGTACCAAGTGGTGACCCTGAGGGTAGCGTAAGTATTCGTGTACGTGGTGTAAGCACCGTAAATGCAGGTAGTGACCCTCTCTATGTTGTAGATGGTGTGCCAATGGAGCGTGGCTTTGCTAACTTGAACACCAATGATATTGAGTCTATTGAAGTTTTGAAAGATGCTTCTGCAGCAGCTATCTATGGTAGCCGTGGTTCTAATGGTGTTGTTCTCGTTACTACTAAGAAGGGTACCTCTGATAAATTGTCTGTTTCTTACGATGGTTATGTAGGTGTACAGAACGTATCTAAGAAATTGGATATGATGAACGCTTACGAATATGCAGAATTCGTAAAAGATGCACACGATAACGCATATTTGGATAAGAATCCTAATGGAAGTGCAAGTGATCCAAATAGTTCTCGTAAAGAAGGTTACATGAAGATTCCTGATATGTTAGTTCCATATTTGGAAGGACAGACTGGACTCACAGATACAGATTGGCAGGATGCAATTTTCCGTAGTGCAATGACAACAGGTCATAATATTTCTCTTTCTGGTAAATCAAATAGTATCAATTATTTCGTATCAGGTAACTATATGAAGAAAAATGGTATTATAATTGGTTCAGATTTTGAAAAGTATGGTGGTCGTTTGAATCTCTCTGGTCAGCACAAGCGTTTGAAGTTTGGAGTTAATTTTGCTCCTTCTTACTCTGTTTCTAACTCTGTAAATGCTTCTGGCGCAAACGGAATCGTTCAGTCTGCATTGATGATGCCTCCTATTTTCCCTGTTTATAATCCAGACGGCTCTTATAATTATCAGGGTAATGGTTTCTTGCGTATCGGTACTGACTATCAGATTAACGAGGTGTTGAACCCTGTTGCTATGGCTCGTTTGCAGTCAAATGTTACTGATCGTATGTCTATTACAGGTAAGGCATTTGCAGAATTGGAACTCATGAAGGGACTTTCTTATAAGTTCTCTATGGGTGGTGATTATTATGGTGCTCATAATGATAAGTATCGTCAGTCTTCTTTGCCTTTGAAGGGAAAGAATTACTATGATACTCCTTCTAATCCAACGGGTTACAGTTCTTCTTCTTTCTACTTCAATTGGTTGATAGAGAACCAGCTTACTTATACTACAACAATTAATAAGAAGCACAATATTTCTGCAGTCTTGGTACAGTCTGCTCAGAAAGAGACAATGAAGTCTGATAATGTTACGGCAACAGATTACCCTAACGACTACATCCATACAATAAATGGTGGTACTGTAACTGAGGGTGGTTCAGACAAGACTCAGTGGTCTATCGCTTCTTATTTGGCTCGTGTTCAGTACAACTACGAGGGACGCTATATGCTTTCTGCAGCAATCCGTACTGATGGTTCATCACGTTTCGGCAAGAACAACCGTTGGGGTTACTTCCCATCTGCTTCTGCTGCTTGGCGTATCAGCGATGAGCAGTTCTTCAAGAATGTGAAGGAATTGTCTTTCATCAATGACATGAAGATTCGTGCCAGCTATGGTGTGACAGGTAACTTCCAAATTGGCGATTACGACCATTTGGCAACCATGTCTATAGATAACTATATTCTTGGCAATGGTTTAGCTTATGGCTACAAGCCTGATAATATCAAGCGTGATGATTTGAGCTGGGAGAAGAACCAGATGATCAATGCTGGTATCGATATTCAGATGTTTGATGGTTATTTAGGTGTTTCAATTGATTACTATAATACCAATACATCTAATATGTTGCTTTATGTACCAGTACCTCTCTTGACTGGTTATAGCACCTCTCTTCAGAATCTGGGTAAGGTAAACAACCGTGGTTGGGAAATCGGCTTGACTTCACAGCATACATTTGCTAATGGTTTGGGATACTCATTCAATGTAAACTATGCAAAGAATACCAATGAAGTGAAAGAGTTAGGTCCAGGTAATGCACCTATTATTTCTTCTGGTAGTGTTGGTCATGCTTATTATATTACAGAGGTTGGCAAACCAATTGGTAGCTACTATCTTTTGAAGTATGATGGTGTATTCAAGAACCAGCAGGAACTTGATAGTTATCCACACCTTGCTAACGCAAAAGTGGGTGACTTCCGTTTCGTAGATGTTGATGGAAGTGGTGATATTGACTTGGATAAGGATCGTACAGTATGTGGTAATTACATGCCTAAGTTCACTTATGGCTTCGGTGGTAAGCTTTGGTACGGAGGTTTCGATATGGACTTCAACTTCCAGGGCGTTTATGGCAACAAGATTTTGAACTTGAATCGCCGTTACATTGACAATATGGAAGGTAACGTAAATGGTACTAAGGTCGCTCTTGACCGTTGGAAGAGTCCTGAAAATCCAGGTAGCGGTTGGGTAAACCGTGCTAACCGTAAGCAAACTGGTAGTAACGGACGTACTTCAACCTGGCATTTGGAAGGTGGCTCATACCTTCGTCTCCAGAACCTTTCATTAGGTTATACATTGCCAAGCAACTTCACTCAGAAGTTCAAGGTTGAAAAGCTGAGAGTTTATGTTTCTGGACAAAACCTCTTCACCATTACCAACTATAGTGGTTATAACCCAGAGGTAAATGCCCGTCCATCTCAAAACTTGACTCCAGGTGAGGACTATGGTACTTATCCTTTAGCAAGAACATATATGTTTGGTTTGAATCTCACATTATAA
- a CDS encoding transposase — MNTGLDQYMDIFKDAVEDSAAKITKSFEKILIEVIILFMVIPRKINFTQMGRYGLHVEQTYRNAFGLKKSKCIDWLKLNVSLAKRFLGKQGRWAIAIDPSYISKAGKKTPHIGRFWSGCAQSVKHGLEIMGIGLIDIDAKDCMMLKAHQSLSNKELSLRNKTMVDFYISVIKRYRKELLKLSTLIVADAYFSTSTFVNGIKKEGFSLISRFRDNACLFYVYAGPRTGKRGRPKTKDGKIDMKNLDLTRMEKMEMKDIEGTAYTLIAYSKALRCKVRLVIWQMPNGKKKLFFSTDTSLSGEEVLLYYRTRFQIEFCFRDAKGYTGLMDCQARDKWKLDFAFNASFTSLNVAKVTMKEMGMEYSMSSFKSLMTNIYLVKRIFKASGYTPNRTLISKIFKDLSCLQRIAA, encoded by the coding sequence ATGAATACAGGACTTGACCAATATATGGATATCTTTAAAGATGCAGTTGAAGATTCAGCTGCAAAGATAACAAAAAGTTTCGAGAAAATACTCATCGAGGTGATAATTTTGTTCATGGTAATACCAAGAAAGATAAATTTCACCCAAATGGGGAGGTATGGCTTGCATGTTGAGCAAACCTATCGCAACGCATTCGGCTTGAAAAAGTCGAAGTGCATTGATTGGCTCAAACTTAATGTCTCACTTGCCAAGCGCTTCTTGGGTAAACAGGGAAGATGGGCTATTGCCATTGATCCCAGCTACATCAGTAAAGCTGGCAAGAAAACACCACATATCGGTCGTTTTTGGTCAGGATGTGCTCAGTCTGTTAAACATGGTCTCGAAATCATGGGTATTGGCCTCATTGATATTGATGCCAAAGACTGCATGATGTTAAAAGCACACCAGTCGCTAAGTAATAAAGAACTGAGTCTTAGAAACAAGACTATGGTAGATTTCTATATCAGCGTCATTAAGCGTTACCGCAAGGAACTTCTTAAACTCTCAACCCTCATAGTTGCAGATGCTTACTTCTCTACAAGTACATTTGTTAATGGGATAAAGAAAGAAGGGTTCTCTTTGATAAGCCGCTTTCGTGACAATGCTTGTCTCTTTTATGTCTATGCTGGTCCACGTACTGGAAAACGTGGTCGCCCCAAGACCAAGGATGGCAAGATTGATATGAAGAATCTTGACCTCACTCGAATGGAGAAGATGGAGATGAAAGATATAGAAGGAACAGCTTATACTTTGATAGCCTATTCCAAGGCACTCAGGTGTAAAGTTAGACTTGTCATCTGGCAGATGCCGAATGGCAAGAAGAAACTATTCTTCTCTACAGACACCTCACTTTCGGGTGAAGAAGTACTTCTTTATTATAGAACCAGGTTCCAGATCGAATTTTGCTTTCGTGACGCCAAAGGCTATACTGGTCTTATGGACTGCCAGGCTCGCGATAAGTGGAAACTCGATTTTGCTTTCAATGCTTCGTTCACATCACTAAATGTTGCCAAGGTAACTATGAAGGAGATGGGAATGGAATATTCTATGTCTTCATTCAAGTCACTGATGACCAACATTTATCTGGTGAAACGAATTTTTAAAGCAAGCGGGTACACCCCGAACCGAACTTTAATTAGCAAGATTTTCAAAGATCTCTCGTGCTTACAGCGTATAGCTGCTTAG
- the tnpC gene encoding IS66 family transposase — protein MTKDEIIVLLKEQLQHANDTVSSLTIQVGELIERIKSLEEQLVQKGIAIDKANRQNRALGKLVSGKKSERQEKCLQDSMTQEEFDRKKKEQAEKRKERKNNGAKRDMHYEMEEKHVTVNPDMDAELLKTLRIYGTRTCVRYSMEPIKFIKTVYHINTYTDGNVLYPGKTPPALLLNSSYTSSFAAGLLQLRYIYSMPVERIVKYFADSGFTLRKATANKLIARSADVLENIYRAICQKVLQQDYVTADETYHKVLLTRVKPTDNGSKKGYLWAVSAPKLGLVFFVYEDGSCSEQIILDVFSDYKGTVQSDAYAPYRKLESDAYPDIMRIACLQHVKRNFIDCGKNDKDAQEVAGIINRFYQEDKKHKVGVNGWTIEKHLAYRQSYAPDILQDLLEKLEELSSRKDLLPKSPLAQAVGYALNEYNAICDIFKRGDTALDNNYIERIQRYISLSRRNSLFFGSHEGARRGAILYSIAISCKMNGINLFEYISDVIEKTVEWQPNTPLEKYRDLLPDRWKKQ, from the coding sequence ATGACAAAGGACGAAATCATAGTACTTTTGAAGGAGCAACTTCAGCATGCTAACGATACTGTGAGTTCGCTGACCATACAGGTCGGTGAACTCATTGAACGTATAAAGTCATTAGAAGAGCAACTCGTCCAGAAAGGAATCGCCATAGACAAAGCGAATCGCCAGAACAGGGCGCTCGGCAAGCTCGTTTCCGGCAAAAAGTCCGAACGTCAGGAGAAGTGTCTGCAAGACTCAATGACTCAGGAAGAATTTGACAGGAAGAAAAAAGAGCAGGCGGAAAAGAGAAAGGAACGCAAAAACAATGGGGCCAAGCGTGACATGCATTATGAGATGGAGGAGAAACATGTTACGGTTAATCCAGACATGGATGCGGAACTTTTGAAGACGCTGCGCATCTATGGCACCCGCACCTGTGTGCGTTACAGCATGGAGCCCATCAAGTTCATCAAGACCGTATATCACATCAACACTTATACGGATGGAAATGTCCTGTATCCAGGAAAGACCCCACCAGCATTGCTGCTAAACTCATCCTATACATCTTCTTTTGCAGCAGGTCTACTGCAGTTGCGGTATATCTATTCCATGCCGGTGGAGCGAATCGTCAAATACTTTGCCGACAGTGGGTTCACACTAAGGAAAGCCACGGCAAACAAGCTGATTGCCAGAAGCGCAGACGTACTGGAAAATATCTATAGAGCCATCTGCCAAAAGGTGTTACAGCAGGATTATGTTACGGCAGATGAAACTTATCATAAAGTACTGCTGACGAGGGTAAAGCCTACAGACAATGGCTCGAAGAAAGGTTACCTGTGGGCGGTAAGCGCACCTAAACTGGGACTTGTGTTCTTCGTATATGAGGATGGATCATGTTCTGAGCAGATCATACTTGATGTGTTCTCGGATTATAAAGGTACAGTACAGAGTGATGCATATGCTCCTTACCGGAAGCTGGAGTCGGATGCTTATCCAGACATTATGAGAATTGCCTGTCTGCAGCATGTCAAGAGAAACTTCATCGACTGTGGCAAGAACGACAAGGATGCACAGGAAGTTGCAGGCATCATCAACAGATTTTATCAAGAAGACAAAAAGCATAAGGTTGGCGTAAATGGATGGACAATAGAGAAACATCTGGCTTATCGGCAATCATACGCACCGGACATTTTGCAGGATTTATTAGAGAAACTGGAGGAATTATCTTCCAGGAAGGATTTGCTGCCCAAATCGCCCTTGGCGCAAGCCGTCGGCTATGCCCTTAACGAGTATAATGCCATTTGTGACATTTTTAAAAGAGGTGATACTGCTCTCGACAACAATTATATTGAGAGAATCCAGAGGTACATATCGCTGTCGAGAAGAAACTCATTATTCTTTGGTTCGCACGAAGGGGCAAGACGAGGAGCTATCCTATATTCTATCGCCATCTCATGCAAAATGAATGGCATTAATCTGTTCGAATACATTAGCGACGTCATAGAAAAGACCGTAGAATGGCAACCAAATACTCCATTGGAAAAATACAGAGACTTGCTTCCTGACAGATGGAAAAAGCAGTAA
- the tnpB gene encoding IS66 family insertion sequence element accessory protein TnpB (TnpB, as the term is used for proteins encoded by IS66 family insertion elements, is considered an accessory protein, since TnpC, encoded by a neighboring gene, is a DDE family transposase.): MFGLNENTQYYVCQRYVRMNTGINGLYQIVRTEMELPPLGGAVFIFFSKNRQQVKLLKWDGDGFLLYHKRLERGTFELPFFDPKNKQCKMPHKTLSAIMSGICLKSMRFRKRLNL, encoded by the coding sequence ATGTTTGGATTAAATGAGAACACCCAATACTATGTCTGCCAGCGATACGTTCGAATGAACACGGGTATTAATGGCTTGTATCAGATAGTAAGGACGGAGATGGAGCTGCCACCACTTGGCGGTGCTGTCTTCATCTTCTTCTCCAAGAATCGCCAGCAGGTTAAACTGCTAAAATGGGACGGCGATGGTTTCTTGCTATATCACAAGCGACTGGAACGAGGAACCTTTGAATTGCCATTCTTTGACCCTAAGAACAAGCAATGCAAAATGCCGCACAAGACTCTGTCTGCCATCATGAGCGGAATTTGCCTTAAAAGTATGAGATTTAGAAAGAGGCTTAACTTATAG